The stretch of DNA GCGCGTGATCCTCCGGAGGCGTTCGAGCCGGGGGCCGACCTCGCGCTCGTACCCGTTGCCGGTCGGGGTGTAGTACTCCGTGCCCTCGAGCGCGTCGGGCAGGTACTGCTGGCGGGCGACCCCGTGCTCGGCGTCGTGCGAGTAGACGTAGCCCTTGCCGTGCCCGAGTCGCTTCGCGCCCGGGTAGTGCGCGTCGCGCAGGTGCACCGGGACGACGCCCATCCGCCCCGCCTTGACGTCCGCCACGGCGGCGTTGACACCGTTGTAGGACGCGTTCGACTTCGGTGCGGTCGCGAGGTACACCACGGCCTCGGCCAGGGGGATGCGCCCCTCGGGCATCCCGATGAGCTGCACCGCCTGCGCCGCGGCGACGGCGATCGGCAGCGCCTGCGGGTCCGCCATGCCGATGTCCTCGGACGCCGAGATGATGATGCGGCGGGCGATGAACCGCGGGTCCTCGCCAGCCTCGATCATCCGTGCGAGGTAGTGCAACGCGGCGTCGACGTCGCTCCCCCGCACCGACTTGATGAACGCGCTGATGACGTCGTAGTGCTCGTCGCCCTGCCGGTCGTAGCGCAGCAGCGCCCGGTCGACGGCCGCGGCGACGGTGTCCGCGTCGACCAGCGGGACCGTCGCGACGTCGTCGGGCGAGAGCTCGTCGTCGTCGTCGTCCGTGTCCGAGGCCGCCGCGGCGATCGCCGACGACGCCGCTGCCTCGAGCGCGGTGAGCGCCCGGCGGGCGTCGCCGGAGGACAGGCGGACGATCGCCGCCCGGGCGTCGTCGCCGAGGACGACCGAGCCACCGAGGCCGCGCGGATCCTCGACCGCCCGGTCGACGAGCATGCCGAGGTCCTCGTCGGTGAGCGGCTTGAGGGTCAGCAGGAGCGAGCGGGAGAGCAGTGGGGAGATGACCGAGAAGGACGGGTTCTCGGTCGTGGCAGCGATGAGGATCACCCACCCGTTCTCGACGCCGGGCAGCAGGGCGTCCTGCTGGGCCTTGCTGAACCGGTGGATCTCGTCGAGGAACAGCACGGTGGTCGAGCCGTAGAGGTCGCGGTGCGTCAGGGCCTTCTCCATGACCTCGCGCACGTCCTTCACGCCGGCCGTCACCGCGGACAGCTCGACGAACTCGCGGCCGGACTGCCGCGCGATCGCCTGGGCGAGGGTCGTCTTGCCGGTACCGGGCGGTCCCCAGAGGATCACGGATACCCCGCCGGGGTTCTCGCGCGTGCCGGTGGCGAGCTGCACCAGCGGGCTGCCGCGCCCGAGCAGGTGCTGCTGCCCCGCGACCTCGTCGAGGCTCGTCGGCCGCATCCGCACCGCCAGCGGGACGGACCCCTGAGCCAACCCGGCGCGACCACCCGTCGTGGGCGCGCGCATGCCCGATCGATCCGCTGCCATGCTCCGATCGTAGGCCGGACCACCGACGTGCTGCGTGCCTCCAGGCCGACGCCGCCCGTCGGTCCGCTACGCTCGTCGGCACAGTCGACGAGAGGTCCGATCAGCACCGTGGCACCGAAGAACCAGGCGCGCGACAACCGCGAGGCGCGTGAGCGGCTCCGTCTGTACCAGGCCCGACAGGGCCTGCACGACCGGCAGCGACGCCGGCGGGTGCGGGACGACGTCGTCGGCGTGGGGGTGCTCGTCCTGGTCGCTGCCCTGGCGACCGGGTCACAGCTCGCCTTCGCGGGGTCGCGGGCCGGGGACGCGCCGAGCGCGAGCGCGACGTCCACCCCGACCCCCTCGGCGAGTGCGACGGCCGGCAACACCGGGACGGTGCCGAGCAAGGACATCGCGGACGGGGCGACCTGGACCGGCACGCTGACGCTGAACAAGGACGTCCGGCTCGGCATCGAGCTCGACGGGAAGGCCGCACCGCAGGCGTCGAGTGTCGAGATCGACCTCATCCGGAAGCAGTTCTACGAGGGCACCACCTGCCACCGACTCGCCGACAGCGCGGACTTCCGGTTCCTGCAGTGCGGCTCCGCCAACGGGGACGGCACGGGTGACGCCGGGTTCCAGTACGGCCCGCTCGAGAACGTCCCGAGCGACGGCCGGTACGCCGCGGGCACCCTCGCGATCGCGCGCGGTGCGTCGCCGTACTCGCAGTCGACGCAGTTCTTCATCGTCTACGGCGACACGACGCTCGACGGCTCGACGGGCGGGTACACCGTCGTCGGCAAGGTCACGAGCGGGCTCGACGACCTGGAGCGCGAGATCACCTCGAAGGGCATCGCGTCGGCGGGGTCGGACGGCACCGGCGAGCCGAAGGTCGCGACCACGATCACCGGCGCGACCATCCGCGAGCAGGACTGACCGGACCGGTCGGACCCGACGCCGGACTCCGGTCGTCCACAGCCCGCACGTCCGACTGGCCCCCGGGCCCCTCCGGTGCAATAGGCTGACGACCTGACCGTGCCGACGGGGACGTCGGCGATGCACGACCACGATCGAGGCGAGACCTGTGGGACCTGACGAAGCAACGACCTGGGGCCGGGTCGACGAGAACGGGACGGTGTACGTCCGGTACGACGACGGCGAGAAGGCCGTCGGCGAGTACCCGGACGCCACCCCGGACGAGGCCCTCGCGTACTTCGCGCGCAAGTACGCCGACCTCGAGGGGCAGGTGAAGATCGCCGAGCAGCGCGTCCAGCGCGGCGCCTCGGCGAACGACGTCGCTCGGACCGTCGAGCACCTGCGCACGCAGGTCGCCGAGGCTCGTGTGGTCGGTGACCTGAAGTCGCTCGAGAACCGGGTCGCCGCCCTGTCCGAGCAGGTGGGCTCCCTCACGAAGGAGCAGCAGGCGCAGGCACAGCAGGCGCTCACCGACGCACTGGCGTACCGGACCTCGCTGGTCGAGGAAGCCGAGTCGCTCGCCGCCGTCGACCCGGCTCGGGCGCAGTGGAAGCAGATCACCGCGCAGCTCGACGACGTCTTCGCCCGCTGGCAGCAGCACCAGCACGACGGCCCGCGCCTGCCCAAGAACGAGGCCAACGAGCTGTGGAAGCGCTTCCGCGCCGCCCGTTCGACCGTCGACCAGCACCGCCGCGCCTTCTACTCGGAGCTCGACGCGCAGCACCGCGACGCGCGGAACCGCAAGCAGGAGCTCGTCCAGCAGGCGGAGGCGCTCGCGTCCCGCGGCT from Curtobacterium sp. SGAir0471 encodes:
- a CDS encoding replication-associated recombination protein A, with translation MRAPTTGGRAGLAQGSVPLAVRMRPTSLDEVAGQQHLLGRGSPLVQLATGTRENPGGVSVILWGPPGTGKTTLAQAIARQSGREFVELSAVTAGVKDVREVMEKALTHRDLYGSTTVLFLDEIHRFSKAQQDALLPGVENGWVILIAATTENPSFSVISPLLSRSLLLTLKPLTDEDLGMLVDRAVEDPRGLGGSVVLGDDARAAIVRLSSGDARRALTALEAAASSAIAAAASDTDDDDDELSPDDVATVPLVDADTVAAAVDRALLRYDRQGDEHYDVISAFIKSVRGSDVDAALHYLARMIEAGEDPRFIARRIIISASEDIGMADPQALPIAVAAAQAVQLIGMPEGRIPLAEAVVYLATAPKSNASYNGVNAAVADVKAGRMGVVPVHLRDAHYPGAKRLGHGKGYVYSHDAEHGVARQQYLPDALEGTEYYTPTGNGYEREVGPRLERLRRITRGE
- a CDS encoding peptidylprolyl isomerase — protein: MAPKNQARDNREARERLRLYQARQGLHDRQRRRRVRDDVVGVGVLVLVAALATGSQLAFAGSRAGDAPSASATSTPTPSASATAGNTGTVPSKDIADGATWTGTLTLNKDVRLGIELDGKAAPQASSVEIDLIRKQFYEGTTCHRLADSADFRFLQCGSANGDGTGDAGFQYGPLENVPSDGRYAAGTLAIARGASPYSQSTQFFIVYGDTTLDGSTGGYTVVGKVTSGLDDLEREITSKGIASAGSDGTGEPKVATTITGATIREQD
- a CDS encoding DUF349 domain-containing protein, which translates into the protein MGPDEATTWGRVDENGTVYVRYDDGEKAVGEYPDATPDEALAYFARKYADLEGQVKIAEQRVQRGASANDVARTVEHLRTQVAEARVVGDLKSLENRVAALSEQVGSLTKEQQAQAQQALTDALAYRTSLVEEAESLAAVDPARAQWKQITAQLDDVFARWQQHQHDGPRLPKNEANELWKRFRAARSTVDQHRRAFYSELDAQHRDARNRKQELVQQAEALASRGSDGIPAYRELLDDWKRAGRAGKRHDDALWARFKAAGDVLFEQRHAEAAVENEEFSANLVAKQALLTEAEPLLQQKDRVAARRTLTDIQRRWDEIGKVPRGDVRRIEDRLRAVEDHVRSLEDEHWKASDPERKARQTGLASQLEDAIGKLQAELEAAQASGDSRKIKEAQEALDARKIWLDALGS